Proteins from one Gottschalkia purinilytica genomic window:
- a CDS encoding ABC transporter permease, which yields MAFMECINSEILKHKRTLFKKLLFLFPIGEAFLVFLDIYIRKDYLIEVYSQRGLGKWDMIFLENYGTAGYAIFFTMFSIIIASIVFSIEDKNGGWKYSLTIPLSKEKLYISKYITSIIATFTVPVLNTLGLIIIGLIFGFEKEFDIVIPLKNIVFQWIALFGIISTQQFLSVINKNNIKSVSYGVLGTFLGVSIVKNSGLGYFIPYNYLFLAYYTDIEIKKLVLGSLISTAIFLTLGVVTFKRKDITN from the coding sequence ATGGCTTTTATGGAATGTATAAATTCTGAAATTCTTAAACACAAAAGAACACTATTTAAAAAATTACTATTTCTATTTCCAATAGGTGAGGCTTTTTTGGTTTTCTTAGATATCTATATTAGAAAAGATTATTTAATAGAAGTTTATTCTCAAAGAGGCCTTGGAAAATGGGATATGATTTTTTTAGAGAACTATGGTACTGCTGGATATGCTATCTTTTTTACTATGTTCTCTATAATTATAGCAAGTATTGTTTTCAGTATAGAAGATAAAAATGGAGGATGGAAATATAGCCTTACAATACCTTTATCTAAAGAAAAGTTATATATATCTAAATATATAACTAGTATAATAGCTACTTTTACAGTTCCTGTTTTGAATACTTTAGGACTAATAATAATAGGTCTTATATTTGGATTTGAAAAAGAATTTGATATAGTTATACCACTAAAAAATATAGTATTTCAATGGATTGCTCTATTTGGAATAATTAGTACTCAACAGTTTTTATCGGTAATTAATAAAAATAATATAAAATCTGTTTCATACGGAGTGCTAGGAACATTTCTAGGTGTTTCCATTGTTAAAAATAGTGGACTAGGGTACTTTATTCCTTACAACTATTTATTTTTAGCGTATTACACAGATATTGAGATCAAAAAGTTAGTTTTAGGAAGCTTAATAAGTACTGCTATATTCTTAACTCTAGGGGTAGTTACTTTTAAGAGAAAAGATATCACTAATTAG
- a CDS encoding ABC transporter ATP-binding protein gives MSEYIIKTENLTKRFGKFTAVDSINLEVKEGQIYGFLGPNGAGKSTTIRMLLGLIRPTNGSIKIFNKNVTTNNLDILKNIGSLVEYPSYYENLTAFENLSISANILGLKKDEISRVLNIVGLEKWQNSQVKKFSLGMKQRLGIAQALLGNPKLLILDEPTNGLDPAGIQEIRELIKSLPEKQGMTVLVSSHILSEIEIMATHIGIINKGKIHFQGSMEELKRSISEEIQIKTKDIKNSYYFLIKSGYAAEIKGDKICVPSEQGNPEDINGLLVNEGHQVYYLNKQQESLEEIFLNMTQSEVK, from the coding sequence ATGAGTGAATATATAATAAAAACTGAAAACTTAACTAAAAGATTTGGAAAGTTTACAGCTGTAGATAGTATTAATTTAGAAGTTAAAGAAGGACAAATATATGGATTTTTAGGACCTAATGGTGCAGGGAAATCTACAACCATTAGAATGCTTTTAGGACTTATTAGACCTACTAATGGAAGTATAAAAATATTTAATAAAAATGTTACCACGAATAATCTAGATATATTAAAAAATATAGGGTCTTTAGTTGAGTATCCTTCCTACTATGAGAACTTAACTGCTTTTGAAAATTTGAGTATAAGTGCAAACATATTAGGACTTAAAAAAGACGAAATAAGTAGAGTATTGAATATAGTAGGATTAGAAAAATGGCAAAACTCTCAAGTAAAAAAGTTTTCTTTAGGAATGAAACAAAGATTAGGAATAGCACAGGCTTTACTTGGAAATCCAAAACTTTTGATATTAGATGAACCTACAAATGGATTAGACCCAGCAGGTATTCAAGAAATTAGAGAACTTATAAAGAGCTTACCTGAGAAGCAAGGAATGACTGTTTTAGTGTCTAGTCATATATTAAGTGAAATAGAAATAATGGCGACGCATATAGGAATAATTAATAAAGGTAAGATTCATTTTCAAGGAAGTATGGAAGAGTTAAAAAGATCTATAAGTGAAGAAATTCAAATTAAAACCAAAGATATTAAAAATTCATATTATTTTTTAATTAAAAGTGGATATGCTGCGGAAATAAAAGGAGATAAAATATGCGTTCCTTCTGAACAAGGAAATCCAGAAGATATAAATGGACTTTTAGTAAATGAAGGTCATCAAGTATACTATTTAAACAAACAACAAGAATCTTTAGAAGAGATATTTTTAAATATGACCCAGAGTGAGGTGAAATAG
- a CDS encoding amino acid ABC transporter permease: protein MEKLLDMIVYILKGCGVTVSLSIVTMICSIPLGVIGAIGKISGVKILKSILNIYTWIFRGTPLLLQVFFVYYGIPIIFPALNMPAFAAAAITFSLNYGAYLTEVFRAGIESIDKGQYEASKALGFNYKQTMRHIILPQTVRRVIPPTCNESVNLIKDTALVAAISMGDLSRAASEIVTRDLVITPFIIAAGIYLIMTSVLMFGFRKLEDRYSIYQ, encoded by the coding sequence TTGGAGAAGTTACTAGATATGATAGTTTATATTTTAAAAGGTTGCGGTGTTACAGTCTCACTATCTATTGTTACAATGATTTGCTCTATACCACTAGGAGTAATTGGAGCTATAGGAAAAATATCAGGAGTTAAAATATTAAAGAGTATTTTAAATATATACACATGGATATTTAGAGGAACACCTTTATTACTACAAGTATTCTTTGTGTACTATGGAATACCAATAATATTTCCAGCATTAAATATGCCTGCTTTTGCTGCTGCTGCAATAACTTTTTCACTCAATTATGGAGCGTATCTTACAGAAGTATTTAGAGCAGGGATAGAATCAATAGATAAAGGACAGTATGAAGCGTCAAAAGCCTTAGGATTTAATTATAAGCAAACTATGAGGCATATTATACTTCCACAGACTGTAAGAAGAGTAATACCTCCTACTTGTAACGAATCAGTTAATCTTATAAAAGATACTGCACTAGTTGCAGCTATAAGTATGGGGGACTTATCAAGGGCAGCTAGTGAAATAGTAACAAGAGATCTTGTAATTACTCCTTTTATAATAGCAGCTGGAATATATCTTATAATGACTTCTGTATTAATGTTTGGATTTAGAAAGTTAGAAGATAGATACTCTATATACCAATAA
- a CDS encoding amino acid ABC transporter substrate-binding protein, whose amino-acid sequence MKKGIIALIISILLISLLFTGCGSKETSGKADDSLNKIKESGKFVVGLDDSFPPMGFRDDKGEIIGFDIDLAKEVAKRMGVKAEFKPVEWKGVTLTLKKGDIDLIWNAFTKTEDRKKQVNFSDTYLANKQILVVKKGSSIKTKEDLKGKILGLQMGSTAEDALKKNKEVSDVLKDVKKYSNNVEALMDLSAGRIEVLLVDEVVGKYYLKKKPGEYEILKDYLEKEEYGVGIRKEDKALLKELNKILAEMKADGTTDKISNEWFGEDQ is encoded by the coding sequence ATGAAAAAAGGAATAATAGCATTGATTATAAGTATACTATTAATTTCATTATTATTTACTGGTTGTGGTAGTAAAGAAACATCAGGAAAAGCTGATGATTCTCTTAATAAGATAAAAGAAAGCGGTAAGTTTGTTGTAGGACTAGATGATAGCTTTCCACCAATGGGATTTAGAGATGATAAGGGAGAAATAATAGGATTTGACATAGATTTAGCAAAAGAAGTTGCTAAGAGGATGGGAGTAAAAGCTGAGTTTAAGCCAGTTGAATGGAAAGGAGTTACACTAACTCTTAAAAAAGGCGATATAGATTTAATCTGGAATGCATTTACTAAAACTGAAGATAGAAAGAAACAAGTTAACTTTTCAGATACTTACCTAGCAAACAAACAAATTTTAGTGGTAAAGAAAGGTTCTAGTATAAAAACTAAAGAGGATTTAAAAGGAAAAATATTAGGACTACAAATGGGAAGTACTGCTGAGGATGCACTAAAAAAGAATAAAGAAGTATCAGATGTTTTAAAAGATGTTAAAAAATATTCTAATAATGTAGAAGCACTTATGGATTTATCAGCAGGAAGAATAGAGGTTTTACTTGTAGATGAAGTAGTTGGGAAATATTATCTTAAAAAGAAACCAGGAGAATATGAAATATTAAAGGACTATCTTGAAAAAGAAGAGTATGGTGTTGGAATTAGAAAAGAAGATAAAGCACTTTTAAAAGAATTAAATAAAATTTTAGCTGAAATGAAAGCTGACGGAACTACTGATAAAATCTCTAATGAATGGTTTGGAGAAGATCAGTAG
- a CDS encoding ABC transporter permease — protein MLSILKLRIMIFRHEMSIMLIMTLLALGMAFIAGSAQNAGYVPKVAIVDSDNSQYSKMMVEELKKDNSFRYNILSYKNGLKSLESNEVFAVVNLEKGFGESLKDNRKIEINLMKIKEDINTMTLENILKDNADKVFSNIKIAKTTSKYLNSDKFEEAYNKSIEGWKYKNPFEIKKEVISGSGIGNYDNAKHIVIGFSLFFSMYTIVFSVGDILRDKQLKTWQRALVSPISNKALLGGNLIVSFIIGLFQVSIILFGGKYLFNLDLGNNMLAIFIVISCFVFVTVSLGLFLVSILKNQRQLSAVSPIALTATSMLGGCMWPLDIISSKIILALANITPQKWAVEGIEKIAMYGYDVNSIIVPCLVLIGMGIVYFTLGCMTMKYE, from the coding sequence ATGCTTAGTATATTGAAATTAAGAATTATGATATTTAGACATGAAATGAGCATTATGCTAATAATGACATTATTAGCACTAGGAATGGCCTTTATAGCAGGAAGTGCTCAAAATGCAGGTTATGTTCCTAAAGTTGCAATAGTAGATAGTGATAATTCACAATATTCTAAAATGATGGTAGAAGAGCTTAAAAAAGATAATTCATTTAGGTACAATATATTGAGTTATAAAAATGGACTAAAAAGCTTAGAGTCTAATGAAGTTTTTGCAGTAGTAAATTTAGAAAAAGGATTTGGAGAATCTTTAAAAGACAATAGAAAAATAGAAATAAATTTGATGAAAATTAAAGAAGATATAAATACAATGACTTTAGAAAATATATTAAAAGATAATGCTGATAAAGTCTTTAGTAATATAAAAATAGCAAAAACAACTTCAAAATATTTAAATAGTGATAAATTTGAAGAAGCTTATAACAAGAGTATAGAGGGATGGAAGTATAAAAATCCATTTGAAATAAAAAAAGAAGTAATAAGTGGTAGTGGAATTGGTAACTATGATAATGCAAAACACATAGTTATAGGTTTTTCTTTATTTTTTTCAATGTATACAATAGTATTTAGTGTAGGAGATATATTAAGAGATAAACAACTTAAAACTTGGCAAAGAGCATTAGTTTCTCCCATATCAAATAAAGCGTTACTAGGTGGTAATCTCATAGTATCTTTCATTATAGGATTATTTCAAGTTAGTATAATATTATTTGGGGGAAAATATTTGTTCAATTTAGATTTAGGAAACAATATGTTAGCGATATTTATTGTAATATCATGTTTTGTATTTGTAACAGTATCACTAGGATTGTTCTTAGTTAGTATATTAAAAAATCAAAGACAACTTTCTGCTGTTTCACCAATAGCGTTAACAGCTACATCTATGCTAGGTGGATGTATGTGGCCACTTGATATAATTAGTTCTAAAATAATATTGGCACTTGCAAATATAACACCTCAAAAATGGGCTGTAGAAGGTATTGAAAAGATAGCTATGTATGGATATGATGTTAATTCGATAATAGTACCATGTTTAGTTCTGATAGGAATGGGAATTGTATATTTTACTCTAGGGTGTATGACTATGAAGTATGAATAA
- a CDS encoding ABC transporter permease: MWHVILKDLKVLLSDKKSMAILIIMPIILISILGNSLKDMFTDKIDTSKKEVAIVKNYNISKETNDFIKFLEENGFVKDNNKELVSKVKDFNIEEEIINNFIKNKDIKKVIKFRILEEEQAKKLLEKEKISGIIIFPKNFIFNMYANFFTPFRNNMEVKVISHPDKLMSGKIIEGITKGFTDKLATIIIGKNVFLETAFENNLGSSSFEKLDKVINEISDSFKDVSVSINSKSINGKKALSSFQFYSVGMATMFIIYTVSQGGMLSLEEKRNLTYQRMVIAGMSRFNILMGKFFTIFLLAIVQMSLIIGFTSILFKVDWGNMLHVMMVTLSLIFAVAGLGTLTSVLAFKWESDKMVNAFDTIVANLMAILGGSMFPLEAFPKFLQSFRYLTLNGLGIEAYQNVMLGNSIEKIRTPLLLLISIGTIFILIATFFAKKEERCSNA, translated from the coding sequence ATGTGGCATGTCATTTTAAAAGACTTAAAAGTATTATTGTCAGATAAAAAGTCTATGGCTATTTTAATAATTATGCCAATAATATTAATATCAATATTAGGAAATTCACTAAAAGATATGTTTACAGATAAAATAGATACTTCAAAGAAAGAAGTGGCTATAGTTAAAAACTACAATATATCTAAAGAGACTAATGATTTTATAAAATTTTTAGAAGAAAATGGCTTTGTTAAAGATAATAATAAGGAGTTAGTTAGTAAAGTAAAAGATTTTAATATTGAAGAGGAAATTATAAATAATTTTATTAAAAATAAAGATATTAAAAAAGTTATAAAATTTAGAATCCTAGAAGAAGAACAGGCTAAAAAGTTACTTGAGAAAGAGAAAATATCTGGAATAATTATATTTCCAAAGAACTTTATATTTAACATGTATGCGAATTTTTTTACTCCTTTTAGAAATAATATGGAAGTTAAAGTTATAAGTCATCCAGATAAGCTAATGAGTGGAAAAATAATAGAAGGAATTACAAAAGGATTTACTGATAAATTAGCAACCATAATCATAGGCAAGAATGTGTTCTTAGAAACAGCTTTTGAAAATAATTTAGGAAGTAGTAGCTTTGAAAAACTAGATAAGGTTATTAATGAAATATCAGATAGCTTTAAAGATGTGAGTGTTTCTATAAACAGCAAATCAATAAACGGCAAGAAAGCTTTATCAAGTTTTCAATTTTATTCAGTTGGTATGGCAACTATGTTTATAATATATACAGTTTCCCAAGGAGGAATGTTATCGTTAGAAGAAAAAAGAAATCTAACTTATCAAAGAATGGTTATAGCAGGAATGTCAAGATTCAATATTTTGATGGGAAAGTTTTTTACTATATTTTTACTCGCAATAGTACAGATGAGCTTAATAATAGGATTTACCAGTATATTATTTAAAGTAGATTGGGGAAATATGTTACACGTAATGATGGTAACTCTATCTTTAATATTTGCAGTTGCTGGATTAGGTACACTTACTTCAGTATTAGCTTTTAAGTGGGAAAGTGATAAAATGGTAAATGCTTTTGATACGATAGTAGCAAATCTTATGGCCATACTTGGAGGAAGCATGTTTCCACTAGAAGCATTCCCAAAATTCTTACAAAGTTTTAGATATTTAACATTAAATGGTCTAGGAATTGAAGCTTATCAGAATGTTATGCTAGGAAATAGTATAGAGAAAATAAGAACACCTCTTTTATTATTAATTAGTATAGGAACGATTTTTATACTAATAGCTACATTCTTTGCAAAAAAGGAAGAGAGGTGTAGTAATGCTTAG
- a CDS encoding ABC transporter ATP-binding protein, with translation MILLQVKNLKKYFKELKAVDGVDFEIEQGEIFGLLGPNGAGKSTTISMLSTLTKPTEGEIFYKGESILKNPKYIQEKLGVVPQDIALYPMLTGYENLKFWGHIYGLRKKKLENRIHEVAEIIGLKDKLKEKVEKYSGGMKRRINIGAALLHEPELLIMDEPTVGIDAQSRNHILDTVIDLNKKGMTIIYTSHYMEEVELLCNKISIMDKGRIIETGTKEELKSLINEDKIILLRLDNITDQTIFKLNEIKDIKDIEINDDTIVLKVEDTKKLFEELVLKVGETNSNIISIDVKRPNLESVFLNLTGKTLRD, from the coding sequence ATGATTTTACTCCAAGTAAAAAATCTAAAAAAATATTTTAAAGAATTAAAGGCTGTAGATGGAGTAGATTTTGAAATAGAACAAGGAGAAATATTTGGATTATTAGGACCTAATGGTGCGGGAAAATCTACAACAATATCTATGTTGTCTACACTTACTAAGCCAACAGAAGGGGAGATATTTTATAAAGGAGAAAGTATATTAAAAAATCCTAAGTATATACAAGAAAAGCTAGGGGTTGTACCACAAGATATAGCCCTATATCCTATGCTTACAGGATATGAAAACTTAAAGTTCTGGGGACATATTTATGGATTAAGAAAGAAGAAACTAGAAAATAGAATACATGAAGTTGCCGAGATTATAGGACTTAAAGACAAGCTAAAAGAAAAAGTAGAAAAATATTCTGGTGGTATGAAAAGAAGAATAAATATAGGGGCTGCTTTGTTACATGAACCCGAATTACTTATAATGGATGAGCCTACAGTTGGTATAGATGCTCAATCAAGAAATCATATTTTAGATACAGTTATTGATTTAAATAAAAAAGGAATGACTATTATATATACAAGTCACTATATGGAAGAAGTAGAGCTGTTATGTAATAAAATAAGCATAATGGATAAAGGTAGAATCATAGAAACAGGAACCAAGGAAGAATTAAAAAGTCTAATAAATGAAGATAAAATAATTCTATTAAGATTAGATAACATAACAGATCAAACTATATTTAAGCTGAATGAAATTAAAGACATAAAAGATATCGAAATAAATGATGATACTATAGTTTTAAAAGTAGAAGATACTAAAAAACTGTTTGAAGAATTAGTACTTAAAGTAGGTGAAACAAACAGTAATATAATATCAATAGATGTAAAAAGACCAAATCTTGAAAGTGTATTTTTAAATTTAACAGGAAAAACCCTTAGAGATTAA
- a CDS encoding response regulator transcription factor — MIRVLIADDQSILREGLKMILSAEENIEICGLASDGKEAYDMCKIHNPDIVLMDIKMSNMNGVESTKLIKRDLPDIKIIVLTTFNDDEYIFDALRYGAIGYMLKDSTPEKIAEAIRTVYNGGALIQPDIALKVLDKFASLANYKPEYKIVDKRISELTDRETVICKLIGEGKNNGEIAKELFLSEGTVKNHITNILDKLDLRDRTQLAIFVLKNM; from the coding sequence ATGATAAGAGTATTGATAGCTGATGACCAAAGCATATTAAGAGAAGGTTTAAAAATGATATTATCTGCTGAAGAAAATATAGAAATATGTGGACTAGCTTCAGATGGAAAAGAAGCATATGACATGTGTAAAATACATAATCCAGATATTGTACTTATGGATATTAAAATGTCCAATATGAATGGAGTAGAATCTACAAAACTTATAAAAAGAGATTTACCAGATATAAAGATAATTGTATTAACTACATTTAATGATGATGAATATATATTTGATGCCTTGAGATATGGAGCAATAGGATATATGCTAAAAGATTCTACACCAGAAAAAATAGCGGAAGCTATAAGAACGGTTTATAATGGTGGAGCTTTGATACAGCCAGATATAGCACTAAAAGTTTTAGATAAATTTGCGTCATTAGCAAATTACAAACCAGAATATAAGATAGTTGATAAAAGGATAAGTGAGCTTACAGATAGAGAAACAGTTATATGTAAACTCATAGGTGAAGGTAAGAATAACGGAGAAATAGCTAAAGAATTATTTTTAAGTGAAGGAACAGTTAAGAATCATATTACAAACATACTGGACAAGTTAGATCTTAGAGATAGAACACAATTAGCTATATTTGTTTTAAAAAATATGTAA
- a CDS encoding sensor histidine kinase has translation MNISKNNKVSIVKILISIIIFLLSIKFENVSNYRLFIFLAIFIAYLTVGIIRNIYTRFKYLYVFSFLIDILLIFYLEHNSKYLINYFLHLFYIIILVEISLSLELKYRITMSVLTLLISLIKYCILIYYKNNLGNISEMLFFTLISILATVIINFARYYKEEKEKKDELYMSLLEAHRDLRKYADVVEQYSKIEERTRIARDIHDTLGHEMTALIMQLEMSSHLMDKDIQNAKNYLNDAKTSARESLIEVRKIIETLKINNNNLNIFESIKEMSNSFSNKTGVNIDIKIDGDIVKTNPTIEAALYRTIQESITNAVRHGKAKNIFIFIICKFDVINFEICNDGFNIDKIKEGNGIKGMKERIYSLNGEINIESRESFKVSGFIPLDRGDINDKSIDS, from the coding sequence ATGAATATATCTAAGAATAATAAAGTTAGTATTGTTAAGATATTAATATCTATAATAATTTTTTTATTATCCATAAAATTTGAAAATGTAAGTAATTATAGATTATTTATATTTTTAGCAATATTTATTGCATATTTAACTGTTGGCATTATAAGAAATATTTATACTAGATTTAAATATTTATATGTTTTTTCGTTTTTAATAGATATATTATTAATATTTTACTTAGAACATAACTCAAAATATCTTATAAACTATTTTTTACATTTATTTTATATAATAATCTTAGTAGAAATATCATTGTCACTGGAACTAAAATATAGAATAACTATGAGTGTACTAACTTTATTAATATCTTTAATAAAGTATTGTATTTTAATATATTATAAAAATAATTTAGGAAATATATCTGAGATGTTATTTTTTACACTTATAAGTATTTTGGCTACAGTAATTATTAATTTCGCTAGATATTATAAAGAAGAAAAAGAAAAGAAAGATGAATTATATATGAGTTTATTAGAAGCACATAGAGATCTAAGAAAATATGCTGATGTTGTGGAACAATATTCTAAAATAGAAGAGAGAACTAGAATTGCTAGGGACATTCATGATACGCTAGGTCACGAAATGACAGCTCTTATTATGCAATTAGAAATGTCTAGCCATTTAATGGATAAGGATATACAAAATGCTAAAAATTATTTAAATGATGCTAAAACTTCTGCTAGGGAGAGTCTTATAGAAGTAAGAAAAATTATAGAGACATTAAAAATAAATAACAATAATTTAAACATATTTGAATCTATAAAAGAAATGTCTAATAGTTTTTCTAATAAGACAGGTGTAAATATAGATATTAAAATAGATGGAGATATTGTAAAAACAAATCCTACAATAGAAGCTGCTCTCTATAGAACGATTCAGGAGTCTATTACAAATGCAGTAAGACATGGAAAAGCTAAAAATATATTTATATTTATAATTTGTAAATTTGATGTAATTAACTTTGAAATATGTAACGATGGATTCAATATAGACAAAATAAAAGAAGGAAACGGAATAAAGGGAATGAAAGAAAGAATATATAGTTTAAATGGAGAAATAAACATAGAAAGTAGAGAATCATTTAAAGTAAGTGGATTTATTCCATTAGATAGAGGTGACATAAATGATAAGAGTATTGATAGCTGA
- a CDS encoding ABC transporter ATP-binding protein, with product MIKRFISYYRPHWKLFLLDMICAFSIAVIDLLYPVATRKAINDLIPNGKLRPLLIMCGILAILFIVKFVCNYIVDCWGHIVGVRMEYDMRKELFSHIQNLSFNYFDNNKTGHIMSRIVNDLRDITELAHHGPEDLFISLIMIVGSFFILITIEWRLTLIIFLFIPIMAWFGIIKRRKMLESFRRQRREIANVNSRLENSIAGIRVSKSFTNEEFEMEKFNTGNIAFKDSREGAFKIMAEFSAGIQLFSNTLDVVVLSLGGIFAYNKIISVGDLVAYILYVNYFLQPIKKLAQFIQQYQDGMSGFERFTEVMDIQPDIYDKENALQLENINGKIELKNVTFSYTDSNEKILSNISYTINPGETLALVGPSGGGKTTLCHLIPRFYDVDSGEILIDDINIADIELKSLRQNIGVVQQDVFLFTGTIKENILYGKIDATDEEVVKAAKSANIHDFIMSLPNGYDTYIGEKGAKLSGGQKQRISIARVFLKDPSILILDEATSALDNENEIIIQKSLELLSKGRTTIVIAHRLTTIRNADKIIVLTDEGIMEQGHHKDLMQKDGLYAKLYNSQFREEVFEKMPN from the coding sequence TGATATGTGCATTTAGTATAGCTGTCATAGATTTACTATATCCAGTGGCAACTAGAAAGGCAATAAATGATTTAATTCCCAATGGAAAATTGAGACCATTACTTATTATGTGTGGTATTTTAGCAATATTATTTATTGTAAAGTTTGTGTGCAATTATATAGTTGATTGTTGGGGACATATAGTTGGTGTCAGAATGGAATATGATATGAGAAAAGAACTTTTCTCTCATATTCAAAATTTATCATTTAACTATTTTGATAATAACAAGACTGGTCATATAATGTCTAGAATAGTAAATGACTTAAGAGATATAACTGAGCTTGCTCATCATGGTCCAGAAGATTTATTTATATCATTAATAATGATAGTGGGATCTTTCTTTATATTAATTACTATAGAATGGAGACTTACTCTTATTATATTTTTATTTATTCCTATAATGGCTTGGTTTGGAATAATTAAAAGAAGAAAGATGCTAGAATCTTTTAGAAGACAAAGAAGAGAAATAGCCAATGTAAACTCTAGATTAGAAAATAGCATAGCGGGTATTAGAGTTTCTAAGTCTTTTACAAATGAAGAATTTGAAATGGAGAAATTTAATACAGGAAATATTGCATTTAAAGATTCAAGAGAAGGTGCCTTTAAAATTATGGCAGAATTTTCTGCAGGGATACAACTATTCTCAAATACTTTAGATGTAGTAGTATTGTCTTTAGGTGGTATATTCGCATACAATAAGATAATAAGTGTAGGAGATTTAGTAGCATATATTTTATATGTAAACTATTTTTTACAGCCAATTAAAAAGCTTGCTCAATTTATACAACAGTATCAAGATGGAATGAGTGGCTTTGAGAGATTCACTGAAGTAATGGATATACAACCAGATATATATGATAAAGAAAATGCTTTGCAATTAGAAAATATAAATGGCAAAATTGAACTTAAAAATGTTACATTTAGCTATACAGATAGTAACGAAAAAATATTGTCAAATATAAGTTATACTATAAACCCAGGAGAAACATTAGCTTTAGTTGGTCCATCAGGTGGAGGAAAAACTACTCTTTGTCATTTGATACCTAGATTTTATGATGTAGATTCTGGTGAGATACTTATAGATGATATAAATATAGCAGATATAGAATTAAAATCACTAAGACAAAATATAGGCGTAGTTCAGCAAGACGTATTTTTATTTACGGGAACTATAAAAGAGAATATACTTTATGGTAAAATAGATGCGACTGATGAGGAAGTAGTTAAAGCAGCTAAAAGTGCAAATATCCATGATTTTATAATGTCTTTACCTAATGGATATGACACATATATAGGTGAAAAAGGAGCAAAATTATCAGGTGGACAAAAACAAAGGATATCAATAGCAAGGGTATTTTTAAAAGATCCTTCTATATTAATATTAGATGAAGCAACTTCTGCTCTTGATAATGAAAATGAAATAATAATCCAGAAGTCTCTTGAATTACTATCAAAAGGAAGAACTACTATAGTTATAGCTCATAGATTAACAACTATAAGAAACGCTGATAAAATAATTGTTTTAACTGATGAAGGAATAATGGAACAAGGACATCATAAAGATCTAATGCAAAAAGATGGATTATATGCAAAACTTTATAATTCACAGTTTAGAGAAGAAGTATTTGAAAAAATGCCTAATTAG